TCCGAAACCCGTCAACCTACAAGCACATTTTTGGGGGACACCAAGATATCTTTTCTATTTTCACCTTTTCACTTTTTCACTTTTGTTTTCTCTGTGGCTATAACTCTTCCAGTGGGCCGGGTGATTTGATGTTATGAACGCGCTTGTAAGCCAATTCGGCTGAGATCAGGCATATCTGCGTGCCGATGCCGGGATTTGTGCCGGCCCCGACGTAGTAGAGGCCTTTAACTTTTTTAGAAAAATTCTTCGGCCGGAATATCGCCGTCTGCATTAGCGTGTGGGCAAGTCCCAATGCCGAACCGCGAAACGCGTTGTAATCTGCCGCGAAATTTTCGACCGTGTAAATGCGTTTGTATTCGATCTTCTGCCGCAGGCCTTCGAGGCCCATTTCCTCTTCCATCAGAGCCAAAACCCTGTCGGCGTAACGTTCTTTTTCGTCCTCGCGAATCTCCAGACCGCTTGCGATCGGCACAAGGACAAATAAATTCTCCTTGCCTTCCGGTGCGACCGAAGGATCGGTCACGCTCGGCGCGCATACATACAGCGAAGGCTCATCAGGCAAACGCGGATCGTCGTAGATCTCAGCGAAATTCCGCCGCCAATCCTCGCTGAACAACAGGTTGTGGTGTATCAGCGACGGCATCTTTTCGCTGACGCCGAGATACATTATGAAGGCCGACGGCGCCATCACGCGTTTTTTCCAATAACTCTCTTTGAACGTGCGATTTCCGCTTTCGAGCAGCCGCGCTTCCGTATGCTCCATATCGGCGTTCGAAATGACGATGTCGGCTTCGATGACCTCGCCGCCTTCCAACTCGACGCCCGCTGCCTTGCCGTTCTTGACGACGATGCGTTTCACGGGGGACGACGTCCTCAGTTTCGCTCCGTTCTTTTCCGCGACGTTGGCGAGTGCTTTTATCAGCTCGTAAAAACCGCCCTGCGGATAAAAAACGCCCTGATTAAAATCCATGTGCGACATCAGGTTGTACAGCGCCGGTGCCTCATACGGCGATGTGCCCAGGAACACCATCGTGTATTCCATCACCTGCTGCAGCTTTTTCGTCTTGAAGAATCGCGAGACGAAATTGTGCATCTTCGAAAAAACGGACAGCTTCTGCCCTTCGGTCGCGACGCGTTTGTTCAGGAAATCCCAGATGCGGTCGTAGTTCTTGAACATAAAATGTTCTGTCGCCACGCCGTATTGATATTCGCTCTGTGCGAGATATTTGCGGAGGTTGTCGCCGGCTCCCGGCTCGATCGCATCGAAAGCCGCCGCATCGCGTTCGATGTCGCTGTGTATGTCTAGCCGCTCGGCATCGCGCCTGAAAAAGATGCGGTAAGACGGAGAGAGCTTCACTAGGTCTAGGTGGTCTTTGACGCGTTCGCCCATCAGCCGAAAGAAATGCTCGAAAATGTCAGGTGCCAAGTACCACGATGGCCCCATGTCGAATTTGAAACCGTTGCTTTGGAAAATATTCGCTCGCCCGCCGAGGTTAGCATTCTTTTCAACGAGAGTGACGTCGTAGCCTTTGCGAGCAAAAAGTCCGGCGGTACCAAGACCGCCGATGCCGCCGCCGATTATCAATACACGTTTGTTCATTCCAGTTGCGACTATCCACTAAAAACTTGTCACCATTCACTGCAGAAAACAATTTCATTCAGTGAATACCGACAAGTTTCAAGCGGCAAGTTCTTATTCATAAACGCCGATGAGGGCTTTTG
This sequence is a window from Acidobacteriota bacterium. Protein-coding genes within it:
- the crtI gene encoding phytoene desaturase — encoded protein: MNKRVLIIGGGIGGLGTAGLFARKGYDVTLVEKNANLGGRANIFQSNGFKFDMGPSWYLAPDIFEHFFRLMGERVKDHLDLVKLSPSYRIFFRRDAERLDIHSDIERDAAAFDAIEPGAGDNLRKYLAQSEYQYGVATEHFMFKNYDRIWDFLNKRVATEGQKLSVFSKMHNFVSRFFKTKKLQQVMEYTMVFLGTSPYEAPALYNLMSHMDFNQGVFYPQGGFYELIKALANVAEKNGAKLRTSSPVKRIVVKNGKAAGVELEGGEVIEADIVISNADMEHTEARLLESGNRTFKESYWKKRVMAPSAFIMYLGVSEKMPSLIHHNLLFSEDWRRNFAEIYDDPRLPDEPSLYVCAPSVTDPSVAPEGKENLFVLVPIASGLEIREDEKERYADRVLALMEEEMGLEGLRQKIEYKRIYTVENFAADYNAFRGSALGLAHTLMQTAIFRPKNFSKKVKGLYYVGAGTNPGIGTQICLISAELAYKRVHNIKSPGPLEEL